Part of the Paenibacillus sp. JNUCC32 genome is shown below.
CCAGCTCATTCAGCGCTTGCGCGATAATGCCTGCACTGCCATCCGCCTGATCGCGGTAATTCATGATCGAGATGTAATCGGCGGTATCCTGAATGTGTTCAGACAGCCATTTGGTTTGCCCGTTCCACGGGATATTGCTCGCATCGGCCGAAGTGTCATACCATCTCGGGATCGCTGCGCCAACCGACAAGGTGAGTCCCGATGCTTGTTTGCGTTCCATGAGCAGCTGCAGCATATCCAGATACTGAATCTGGACGGAGGGCTTTGCGGTTTTGAAGTCCGGCAGGATATACGGCTCCGTATCCACGTTCACGCCGTCGAAGCGAGCGGAATCGCCGGAAGCCAGGTTGTAATTCAGGATTTGCTCAAACTCCCGCACGGCGTGAGTTTGATATCGGCTGTAGGCTCCGAAGTAAGGCGGCACGGTCCCCCCGGCGATTAAGGCTTGAACATAAAAACCCTCGGCGTGAGCCCATTCGACGAACTGTTGGACTTCGCTCCGGTAATCCTCCAACATTTTTGCTCCATTATATTGCCCCACAGCCAAATAGAGCGTCGTGATGGGACGTTGATGAAAAGTCGTAACATCCTTCGCCATAGAAGAGAGAACGGCTCGGGAATTCGGATTCAGGACCAGGGGATAGGAGGCATTCTCCCAGATCCAGATCGCACGATCCTGATCCGGCAGCGGTTCCGGTTCATACGTGCTGCTGGTCACCGTCTCAGGATTCGTCGCCGAGGGATTGTAAACATCACCCATTACATTAGCGAGATGTGGGTTGATATGATCATCCGACATATAAACGGTATTCGTAACCGCAGCGAAATCCTGATCTTGCTGAGCCGACGTCTGTCCCCCGGTTCTTGCATAGACCGTCAGACTATAACCTGTATTGCCGCGTGAATCGGTTGCCCTTGCCTCCAGACTGTGAATGTGGCGAGGGGATTGTCGTAGATCCAATGTATATTGATATCCGTTCTTGGCAGGGGAAACCTGCAGCCAGTCGCCGCCGTCGATGCGGAGCTCAACCAGCGCAATCGGATTCTTCCCTTCTGCGGAAATGTTGATTTTCATTTTGTTGCGCTGCAGCGTAGACTCGGTTGGGCTGGTAATCTCCACTTCCGGTGTATCAGCTGCAGGATTATCGATGTTCAAGTGAATCCAAGGAGACCAGATGCCATAACGCGTTATCGCGTCATTGCCTTTCAGGACCATTTCGACGGGGCCGTCAAGTCGGCTTGTGTCGAGTTTATAGGACCAGTTCCCGCTGTCATCGCCGTTTGGATCCTCCATCTGAACATCCGCCATGAACTCACCGTTCACGATGAGTTGAAGCTCATACACCCCGGAATAGGTTCCGAATAACTCCGTTACGCCTAGCTGTATTGCTTGCCCGTCCTGATGGGAGTCAATCGTAATGAACGCTGCCGCTTTAACCTGCGGCAATGGAACGCAGAGTGTAGTAAACAGAACGGCCGCCAGAAACAAAAGCCCGCACCTTCGTAAATGTGAAAGCATCATCTTAGTCACATCCTTGTCAGTTTTGATGTAAACCAAATGGACTCAACGGCAGCCATCATGATCGGAAGAGCCTAAAAATACCATGCTGCGCAAATTTAAAGCGCTTACTTTTTAAATATTACGAAAAAGATCGATTAGAACCGATGCCTGGCATGTGTCAGGTTATTTTTGTTGTGTTCGAATGGGCGTCCATTCAATCGACAAGAGCAGTTTGAAATGGACCTCCGCCTGGAGACCGAGTAAAACTCTATACCTGAGGCGGTGTGAACCTGCGCAGATCTCCATTAAGATGTGAGTAACGATTTTTTCCTGACTAATGATGGAATGTAATATTCATCAAAAAATGGGGTGTTGGATCTGCTGCAAAAATCATTTAAAACCATCATGCAGAGCACATGGATGATATGGGAGCGCTTCTTCAGCTTTATTTCCAGATTCCGCAGCTCGCATATCTCGCGCTTTGGCATATGCACGGTCATGATCAAGAAGCATCGGGGGGAGCGCATCGTCTGCGAGGATTCCACGGTCATTCAGGATGGGGATCTGGTAGGCGAGCTTCATTTGGATAATGAGACGGTGCTGAAGCTCATTCGAGCAGAAGGGCCGGACCGCGCGGCCCTGAAGATTGCGAGACTTGGAAGAAAATCCATGCAGCAGATTAGCCGGGCTTACGAAAGCCAGTCCGAGTTCAGCGAGGTTAACGCATTGGTCGGGATTACGCTGCTTCACCGGGGATTAACGCATGGACTTGGTTTTGAGCATCAAGCAATGAAACCGGATCTGTTCCAGAAGCTGACCACTTCCTATCTGCGCATGCTGTTGTCCGTGATGCACCCGGAGGGGAAGAGCCGCATCGATCGAAGAACCGAATTGCTCGTACCGATGAAGTTGATTCATACCCGATCCTCTTTAAGGAAGCGATTTTCGATGGGAGATCGGAGACAGCCACATGAAGAGGGGAACGCGGCCTTCGTATCGGCTGCGGTAGAAGGTTGAGTATAAGGGCGATATATCCATATAGTAGACCGGTATGCTGTTTAAACGGGAGAACATGAAGAAACGGGGAGAACGTACATGGAAGAATGGTATAAACTTGACCACGCGGGAAAGCTGTTCCCCGCGGTTGCGGGGAGGGAGAACTCATCCACCTACCGGCTGTCGATGATGCTGACAAGCCGGGTGAAACCATCGGTTTTGCAAGAGGCGCTCGATAGCGTGATTAAGAGATTTCCTCTACTCAATGTCGAGCTAAGAAACGGACTGTTCTGGAAATTTCTGCGGGAGAAGGAGACACGCTTGACGGTGGAGCCGGAATCCGCCTATCCCTGTGCCCCCGTTACTCTTTCGCATGAGAACGGAAGCTTGGTAAGGGTTCTGTATTACGGCAGCAAGATCAGCGTGGAAATTTTTCATGCTCTAACGGACGGAGGAGGGGCATTGGAGTTCCTCAAAACCTTGGTATTCCAGTATTTATCTCTGCTCGGCGAGGACGTGGAGGACAAGGAAGGCCTGATTCTGCCGCCCGCTTCATTTGCCCGATATGCTGAAGCTCAAGATAGCTTTCAAGCGCATTATACTTCGGCCACTCCCGACGCCAGGATGCAGGATGCACTTCAAATTCCGGGCACCCGTTTCTCGCCTTATGGACACAACGTCATACACGGGATGGTTCACGCATCGCGGCTGAATGCGGCAGCCAAGCAGAAGGGAGCAACCCTTACCGCTTACCTGACGGCAATTTTGATTATGGCGGTTTACGATACCACACTGCCTTTCAATAAGGATAACCGTCCGGTCGTGATCAGCATGCCGGTGAACCTGCGAAAAATGTTCCCTTCCAGCAGCCTCCGCAACTTTTTTGCGGTCATCAACATTGGCGTGCAACTAAAGGAAGGCATGACATTCGAGCAGGTGCTCGAAATCGTTCATGCACAGATGAAAGAGAAAACGACCAAGTCTTATTTAAGCCAAGCGATGGCCGGCAGCATGAAGTACGAAAAAAACCTGTTTTCCCGATTCACGCCGCTGAAATTAAAGGATCTGGCAATCCGTTACGGCTTTGACCATTTCGGGGAAGAAGCCAAAACGCTTACGCTTACCAACCTAGGTCGAGTCGACATTCCAGCTAGCATGGCCTCGCAAATCGAGGCGATGGAAACCACGATGTATCCCACAGCCAAAAGTCCCATGAACTGTGCCGTCAGCTCGATCAACGATCAGCTCACCATCACGTTTGCGCGAAATATCGTCGAAAGCGATGTGATCATGCGCTTTTTTCGCCAGCTTGCCAGCCTAAGCGATTTGGACATTACGATTGTCAGCAATGATTGGGGGATGGGCGCATGAGATGCGAAAACTGTGGCGTATCCGTAGATCCGGCGCATCAAGCGTGTCCCTTATGCCGCAGGAATGTGCAAGGTAAAGATGATAAGTACCTCGTAAGTAATTCATGGTATCCCGTCTATGAGGCTGCGGAGGAGCAGCATGCGAGCAGCAGTCTTGTATCCAAGTGGCTTACCTTTCTTGCGGTATCCGTCATGGTGATATCCGTCCTGATTAACCTACTTGGAAATCGCGAGGTATGGTGGAGTTTAACTCTCATACCCTGCGTGTTGTATGCGTGGCTGTCCATCAGGCATACCCTGATGTCCGGGTCGCATCTCGGCGGCAAAATTATCGTTCAGCTGCTCGGGCTGTCCGGTATGCTGCTGTGGATCAACGTGGCGTCGGGAACGTCTTACTGGTCGACCGGCTATGTCATTCCGTTCCTGATGATGGCGGCAACCTTGCTCATTACCGTTATATGCTGTTCGCGAAAAATGGGCTGGCGGGAGTTCGCAGGTTACTTATTAACTCTGATCCTTCTTGGTATCGTTCCCTTATTGCTGTATGCCGTTGGCATGTCGCATGTATTATGGACAGCCGTAGCTGCGGCGGTGTACGCCTTGCTGACATTCGGCGGGATGTGCCTGATTGCAGACAAGGGATTCCGCAAGGAAATGAAGCGCAGACTACATTTTTGACAGGAGGTAATCACGATGTGCGCGATCACGGTTAGAAGCATGGCCGATTACGAACGCGATGTTCGCGGCGAAGTGGCCGAGGTGTTTGTTAACGGGTATTATAAGGAGTTGTCTTATTTCACCCGAGACCGGAACATGCTGGAGAACGCCTTCCGGACGTTGTTCAGCCCGGAGGTGTTTTATGTGGCGGAGGTCCAGGGAATCATAGTCGGAATCTTGGCTTGTTCCCATAATGGGCAGCGGGCCATGCCGGTCGCGTTAGCCCCGCTTCAGGATGCTTTTGGAGGCAAGACGGGAGAGCTTGCATATAACGTCATGAAGGACGAATTCAACCCGGCATTGCCCTATGATGACGAGACCGGATATATCGAATGCGTGGCCACAACCGAAAAAGCACGCGGCAAAGGCGTATCAACCGCTTTGATGAAACACGTCATGACGGAGCTGCCATACAGGCGTTACGTTCTGGAAGTGACGGACAGCAACCAAACCGCGCTTCGATTATATCAGAAATTAGGATTTCGGGAGTTTAAGCGTATATCCGAGGACTCGGATGAGAAAGGCTTCAACGACCGGATTTATATGGAGTGGACCAAATCGGCTCCACGCGGTTAGGCAAGCGTGTTATGTTTTGGTTTTAATTAGAAAAAGTGAATAGCTTACAGAAAAACCGTCCACGGAGATCATCCAAGGACGGTTTCTTTTTTCTGGATAAGATAGCCACGGGCAAATATGCCCAAGCCATCGGAGATTCGTGCAAATAATCGACAGGCTATCGCTCATAAGATGAAGTGTTAAGGATTCATGTAACGGGATTGTGGGGAGGTGGCATGGCTTGTTGACGATGCTGCTCTTTATGTTTGCGGTCGGTGCCGCAATGGCCAGCGTGGATACCACCTGCGGACTGAACGTGCTAGGCAGCCTGGACAGCACGAAGGTCAGTAAATTCAAATATGCGCTGGTCTATATCGCGACCTGTACCCTTGGCGGCGCCGTAACGGGGCTTGCGGTCGGGGGCATCAATTATGTGCTGAAATTAACCCCCGCGGGCTTATATCAAAACTACGTCATCGTTGGGCTGTTGGTCGTGTTTCTGGTCTTGGAGTTGATTCAAAAATCGGGAATCCTGCCCTCCGGCAATTTCATCGTTCCCTCGGAATGGATCAAGGCTGCAGGGTATCGATCCGCGGCGTTATGGGGCCTGATTCTGGGCTTGGGTTTCATCACGCTGCAAGTGGGCGTCCTCTTTCATGCCTACATCGTGGTTTCCTTGTTTGCGGCTCCATGGTGGTTGAGCCTGCTGGCAGGCGCGACGTTTGGAATGGTTCGAGGCACCTTGTTCAGCCTTCCGCTGATGCGGTCCATCGTATACCGCATGCTTAAAAGAAGAGTATACAGCTTCACGCTGCTGACGGCGGTGCGGCTGACGGCTTCCATGCTGCTGATCATTGGAGCCATCATCTGCATCATCAGCTGATGATGCCAAAAAGGAGCATACAGGTCCATGTACGATGTTCTCGCGATATTCGTTACGCTTCCCATGCTATTGTCGGTGGCAAGTTATGCCTGGGGCCGTGCCTTCGGTGATCCGGATCCATTCCCCGGGGGAGCCGGGCTGCATGTGCTGCTCATTCTTCTGCAAATTTTGACGGTGACCTTGGTATACAGCTTTCCGTCGTTGATCAGCTTCCTGGGCATTTCCTTGCTCTATTTCATTCAAGGACTGGGCGTGGCTTATTTCATCCGAATAAAAGGAAGGGTAGACTGCGGCTGCTTCGGGCCTCAGATCAGCTCCAGGCTGGGGTTTCCGTTGATTGGGTTTAATCTGGCGATGGGCTTCGCAGGATTGGTTTGCAGCTCTTCCGCAAGGCTTGCGTTTCAACAGTCGTTCACGGTAACGGGTCTGCTTATGGAAGGGATGATATTGCTGGTTGCGCTGTTTG
Proteins encoded:
- a CDS encoding Ig-like domain-containing protein, with protein sequence MMLSHLRRCGLLFLAAVLFTTLCVPLPQVKAAAFITIDSHQDGQAIQLGVTELFGTYSGVYELQLIVNGEFMADVQMEDPNGDDSGNWSYKLDTSRLDGPVEMVLKGNDAITRYGIWSPWIHLNIDNPAADTPEVEITSPTESTLQRNKMKINISAEGKNPIALVELRIDGGDWLQVSPAKNGYQYTLDLRQSPRHIHSLEARATDSRGNTGYSLTVYARTGGQTSAQQDQDFAAVTNTVYMSDDHINPHLANVMGDVYNPSATNPETVTSSTYEPEPLPDQDRAIWIWENASYPLVLNPNSRAVLSSMAKDVTTFHQRPITTLYLAVGQYNGAKMLEDYRSEVQQFVEWAHAEGFYVQALIAGGTVPPYFGAYSRYQTHAVREFEQILNYNLASGDSARFDGVNVDTEPYILPDFKTAKPSVQIQYLDMLQLLMERKQASGLTLSVGAAIPRWYDTSADASNIPWNGQTKWLSEHIQDTADYISIMNYRDQADGSAGIIAQALNELAYANLIGKPKSVVIGVETKDIADGGDPETISFHEEGRIYMESELNKVYDAVQNDPAFGGIALHHYSSILDFPSEWGPGGYTWQPPADHEPPSAVSGAAAKAFDYQRINITYDMAMDNSAVNAYRIYRGTEAGFEIGSATYAGTSKGLSYKDTGLLPDTTYYYKITAVDISGNEGAPSLAASASTMPSAMKPMVIDQMNITYTAGIAKVTFKMVDMETRMPVAAKISGRFTHMAGKYVTAATSAEGIFQSQSELVTVSRGEIGFLPRRIMGDSYYWASAYDQLPYPTVIWEP
- a CDS encoding YkoP family protein, whose translation is MDLLQKSFKTIMQSTWMIWERFFSFISRFRSSHISRFGICTVMIKKHRGERIVCEDSTVIQDGDLVGELHLDNETVLKLIRAEGPDRAALKIARLGRKSMQQISRAYESQSEFSEVNALVGITLLHRGLTHGLGFEHQAMKPDLFQKLTTSYLRMLLSVMHPEGKSRIDRRTELLVPMKLIHTRSSLRKRFSMGDRRQPHEEGNAAFVSAAVEG
- a CDS encoding alcohol acetyltransferase → MEEWYKLDHAGKLFPAVAGRENSSTYRLSMMLTSRVKPSVLQEALDSVIKRFPLLNVELRNGLFWKFLREKETRLTVEPESAYPCAPVTLSHENGSLVRVLYYGSKISVEIFHALTDGGGALEFLKTLVFQYLSLLGEDVEDKEGLILPPASFARYAEAQDSFQAHYTSATPDARMQDALQIPGTRFSPYGHNVIHGMVHASRLNAAAKQKGATLTAYLTAILIMAVYDTTLPFNKDNRPVVISMPVNLRKMFPSSSLRNFFAVINIGVQLKEGMTFEQVLEIVHAQMKEKTTKSYLSQAMAGSMKYEKNLFSRFTPLKLKDLAIRYGFDHFGEEAKTLTLTNLGRVDIPASMASQIEAMETTMYPTAKSPMNCAVSSINDQLTITFARNIVESDVIMRFFRQLASLSDLDITIVSNDWGMGA
- a CDS encoding DUF6320 domain-containing protein, coding for MRCENCGVSVDPAHQACPLCRRNVQGKDDKYLVSNSWYPVYEAAEEQHASSSLVSKWLTFLAVSVMVISVLINLLGNREVWWSLTLIPCVLYAWLSIRHTLMSGSHLGGKIIVQLLGLSGMLLWINVASGTSYWSTGYVIPFLMMAATLLITVICCSRKMGWREFAGYLLTLILLGIVPLLLYAVGMSHVLWTAVAAAVYALLTFGGMCLIADKGFRKEMKRRLHF
- a CDS encoding GNAT family N-acetyltransferase encodes the protein MCAITVRSMADYERDVRGEVAEVFVNGYYKELSYFTRDRNMLENAFRTLFSPEVFYVAEVQGIIVGILACSHNGQRAMPVALAPLQDAFGGKTGELAYNVMKDEFNPALPYDDETGYIECVATTEKARGKGVSTALMKHVMTELPYRRYVLEVTDSNQTALRLYQKLGFREFKRISEDSDEKGFNDRIYMEWTKSAPRG